A genome region from Carya illinoinensis cultivar Pawnee chromosome 2, C.illinoinensisPawnee_v1, whole genome shotgun sequence includes the following:
- the LOC122301105 gene encoding WD repeat-containing protein 43-like isoform X2, with translation MGEKLASLNTIENDQSKCDGSETDDHGSGEKRSEPSSSLLAQPPSADSVQVLLKQALRADDRELLLGCLYNRDEKVIAKSVSLLNPADVLKLLQSLVSIIQSRGAILACALPWLKGVLLQHSSSIMSQESSLLALNFLFQLIESRFSTFESAIQLHSCLDILYTGVMDEEVQENGTTVPVVYEDEDESDEEESEEAMETDRDSKDEEASDEAFDSVSDIEVIDGMTD, from the exons ATGGGTGAGAAGCTCGCGAGTTTGAATACGATAGAGAATGATCAATCCAAGTGTGATGGTTCAGAGACCGATGATCACGGGAGCGGAGAGAAACGGTCTGAGCCCTCTTCTTCTCTGCTCGCACAGCCTCCAAGTGCAGACTCGGTTCAAGTGCTGCTTAAGCAGGCATTACGCGCCGACGACCGTGAGCTTTTGTTGGGTTGCTTGTACAACCGAGACGAGAAG GTTATTGCGAAGTCAGTTTCGTTGCTGAATCCGGCGGATGTTCTCAAGCTTTTGCAGTCTCTTGTATCGATTATTCAGTCAAG GGGTGCAATTTTGGCATGTGCACTTCCATGGCTAAAAGGTGTGCTACTTCAACATTCAAGTAGTATAATGTCCCAGGAATCTTCTTTACTCGCACTGAATTTTCTGTTTCAG CTCATTGAGTCGAGGTTCTCAACTTTCGAATCAGCTATTCAACTACACAGTTGCTTGGACATCCTTTATACGGGG GTTATGGATGAGGAAGTACAGGAGAATGGCACAACAGTGCCGGTAGTTTATGAGGATGAggatgaaagtgatgaagaggaATCTGAGGAAGCCATGGAAACCGATCGAGACAGCAAAGATGAGGAAGCATCAGATGAAGCATTTGATAGTGTTAGTGACATTGAAGTAATTGATGGCATGACTGATTGA
- the LOC122301104 gene encoding periodic tryptophan protein 2 yields the protein MNYRFHNLLGAPYRGGNVVITSNNLLISPVGNRVSVTDLVKSQTVTLPVQSSSDICRLAVSPDGVFLLTVDGNNRCLLINLHRHVVLHRISFKHPVNALAFSPCGSRIAVATGKLLQIWRSPGFKREFFPFELIRTFADFDDKVTALNWSPDSMYLLAGSKDLTARLFSVNKIGVLKMKPFLFLGHRDTVVGTFLGIDKKTNRVNMVYTITRDCYMFSWEWSGVEGTLHESAGGSWEPHSPGTPEREMESVVKTKKRKGSDDAKDGNLEENGAYLSGGKWGLLRKDCFNQAPAKVTACDYHRGLDMMVVGFSNGVFGLYRLPDFVCIHLLSISREKITTAVFNEAGNWLTFGCAKLGQLLVWEWRSESYVLKQQGHYFDVTCVAYSPDSQLLATGADDNKVKVWTVSSGFCFITFSEHTNAVTALHFMASNHCLLSASLDGTVRAWDLFRYRNFRTFTTPSSRQFVSLVADQSGEFICAGTLDSFEIFVWSMKTGRLLDILSGHEGPVHGLMFSPTNEILASSSWDRTVRLWDVFEGKGAVETFPHTHDVLTLVYRPDGRQLACSTLDGQIHFWDPIDGLLMYTIEGRRDISSGRLQTDRRSAANSTSGKYFTTLCYSADGSYILAAGRSKFICMYDIADQVLLRRFQTTCNLSLDGVLDLLNSKNMTADGPLELIDDDVSDTEEGVDKQIRAKLDYNLPGTGANRGRPVVRTKCLRIAPTGRSFAAATTEGVLIYSIDESFIFDPADLDIDVTPEAVDAALNEDNPNTALILSLRLNEDALIKKCIFAVSPVDIPAVASSIPYRYLQRLIEAIADLVESCPHLEFILRWCQELCKAHGNSIQQNSRNLLPALKSLQKAITRIHQDLADTCSSNEYMLRYLCSTSTTK from the exons ATGAACTACCGGTTCCATAACCTCCTGGGAGCCCCCTACCGAGGAGGCAACGTGGTGATCACAAGCAACAACCTGCTCATCTCACCGGTGGGTAACCGAGTCAGTGTCACTGACCTCGTAAAGTCCCAAACGGTAACCCTCCCCGTCCAATCTTCCTCCGACATCTGCCGCCTTGCCGTCTCCCCAGATGGCGTTTTCCTCCTCACCGTCGACGGCAACAACCGCTGCCTTCTCATCAACCTCCATCGGCACGTTGTCCTCCACCGCATCTCCTTCAAGCATCCAGTGAATGCCCTCGCCTTCAGTCCCTGCGGGTCCCGCATCGCAGTCGCTACCGGTAAACTCCTCCAGATCTGGCGCTCCCCGGGCTTCAAGAGGGAGTTCTTCCCCTTCGAGCTGATCCGAACATTTGCCGATTTTGACGACAAGGTCACGGCGTTGAATTGGAGCCCTGACTCGATGTATTTACTCGCCGGGTCGAAAGACTTAACGGCGAGGCTGTTTTCGGTCAACAAAATCGGTGTTCTCAAAATGAAGCCGTTTTTGTTTCTGGGTCATAGAGACACGGTAGTCGGTACATTTTTGGGAATCGATAAGAAGACCAACAGAGTTAATATGGTTTATACGATTACGAGGGATTGTTACATGTTCAGCTGGGAGTGGAGTGGCGTTGAGGGTACATTACACGAATCGGCAGGTGGGAGTTGGGAGCCGCACTCGCCGGGGACGCCGGAGAGGGAAATGGAGAGTGTGGTGAAGACGAAGAAGAGGAAGGGTTCTGACGATGCTAAGGATGGTAATTTGGAGGAGAATGGTGCGTATTTGAGTGGAGGGAAGTGGGGTTTATTGAGGAAGGACTGTTTTAACCAGGCCCCAGCGAAGGTAACGGCCTGTGATTATCACCGGGGCCTTGATATGATGGTGGTGGGTTTCTCAAATGGGGTTTTCGGGCTGTATCGGTTGCCGGATTTCGTTTGTATTCACTTGCTGTCGATATCTAGGGAGAAGATCACGACGGCAGTGTTTAACGAGGCAGGGAATTGGTTGACGTTCGGATGTGCGAAGCTAGGGCAGTTGCTGGTGTGGGAGTGGCGGTCGGAGAGTTATGTGTtgaagcagcaggggcattactTTGATGTGACTTGCGTGGCTTATTCTCCTGATTCCCAGCTTTTGGCTACCGGAGCGGATGATAACAAAGTCAAG GTGTGGACTGTTTCATCAGGCTTTTGCTTTATAACATTCTCAGAGCACACTAATGCTGTCACTGCTCTCCATTTTATGGCCAGTAATCATTGCCTCTTAAGTGCATCTCTGGATGGGACTGTTCGTGCATGGGATCTGTTCCGTTATCGAAATTTTAGGACATTCACTACCCCTTCATCTCGGCAATTTGTTTCCCTTGTGGCTGATCAAAGTGGTGAATTTATTTGTGCTGGAACTCTAGATTCATTTGAG ATCTTTGTTTGGTCAATGAAGACGGGTCGTTTGTTGGATATTCTTAGTGGTCATGAAGGACCTGTTCATGGACTGATGTTTTCTCCTACAAAT GAAATCTTAGCTTCTTCATCATGGGACAGAACTGTTCGGTTGTGGGATGTTTTCGAAGGGAAAGGTGCTGTTGAGACATTTCCTCATACACACGATGTTCTTACGTTGGTTTATCGTCCAGATGGAAGGCAATTGGCTTGCAGCACATTAGATGGACAGATTCATTTCTGGGACCCAATCGATGGCTTGTTAATGTACACCATTGAAGGCCGTAGAGATATTTCTAGTGGACGTCTTCAGACGGATCGTAGATCTGCAGCTAATTCAACTTCAGGAAAGTACTTCACAACGTTATGCTACTCTGCTGATGGGAGTTATATCTTAGCTGCTGGGCGTAGCAAATTCATCTGTATGTATGACATTGCTGATCAG GTGTTGCTGCGACGATTTCAAACAACCTGTAATCTCTCTCTGGATGGAGTTCTCGACCTCTTAAACTCAAAGAATATGACAGCAGATGGTCCTCTAGAACTAATAGATGATGATGTGAGTGACACAGAAGAAGGTGTTGACAAACAAATACGAGCAAAGTTAGATTATAATTTACCTGGAACTGGGGCTAACCGTGGAAGGCCTGTTGTTCGTACAAAATGCCTGAGAATTGCACCCACTGGGCGGAGCTTTGCTGCAGCAACGACAGAGGGTGTGTTAATTTATTCAATTGACGAATCCTTCATCTTTGATCCTGCAGACCTTGACATAGATGTTACACCGGAG GCAGTTGATGCAGCACTAAATGAAGATAATCCAAACACAGCTTTAATTCTTAGCCTTCGTCTAAATGAGGATGCTCTAATAAAAAAGTGCATTTTTGCTGTTAGTCCAGTAGATATACCAGCTGTTGCCTCATCAATCCCTTACAGATACTTGCAGAGGCTAATAGAAGCAATTGCGGATCTAGTAGAAAGCTGCCCACATTTGGAGTTCATACTTCGATGGTGTCAG GAGCTATGCAAAGCCCATGGCAACTCTATTCAACAGAATTCTAGAAATCTGCTTCCTGCTTTAAAGTCCTTGCAGAAAGCAATCACCAGAATACATCAGGATTTGGCAGATACATGTTCTTCCAACGAATATATGCTTCGATATTTATGCTCCACAAGCACCACGAAATGA
- the LOC122301105 gene encoding WD repeat-containing protein 43-like isoform X1, with protein MPAMKKNKSIRGEAVGGVLVDEDPNEPTMGEKLASLNTIENDQSKCDGSETDDHGSGEKRSEPSSSLLAQPPSADSVQVLLKQALRADDRELLLGCLYNRDEKVIAKSVSLLNPADVLKLLQSLVSIIQSRGAILACALPWLKGVLLQHSSSIMSQESSLLALNFLFQLIESRFSTFESAIQLHSCLDILYTGVMDEEVQENGTTVPVVYEDEDESDEEESEEAMETDRDSKDEEASDEAFDSVSDIEVIDGMTD; from the exons ATGCCAGcaatgaaaaagaataagagCA TTCGTGGAGAGGCGGTGGGTGGAGTGCTTGTTGACGAGGACCCTAATGAGCCCACCATGGGTGAGAAGCTCGCGAGTTTGAATACGATAGAGAATGATCAATCCAAGTGTGATGGTTCAGAGACCGATGATCACGGGAGCGGAGAGAAACGGTCTGAGCCCTCTTCTTCTCTGCTCGCACAGCCTCCAAGTGCAGACTCGGTTCAAGTGCTGCTTAAGCAGGCATTACGCGCCGACGACCGTGAGCTTTTGTTGGGTTGCTTGTACAACCGAGACGAGAAG GTTATTGCGAAGTCAGTTTCGTTGCTGAATCCGGCGGATGTTCTCAAGCTTTTGCAGTCTCTTGTATCGATTATTCAGTCAAG GGGTGCAATTTTGGCATGTGCACTTCCATGGCTAAAAGGTGTGCTACTTCAACATTCAAGTAGTATAATGTCCCAGGAATCTTCTTTACTCGCACTGAATTTTCTGTTTCAG CTCATTGAGTCGAGGTTCTCAACTTTCGAATCAGCTATTCAACTACACAGTTGCTTGGACATCCTTTATACGGGG GTTATGGATGAGGAAGTACAGGAGAATGGCACAACAGTGCCGGTAGTTTATGAGGATGAggatgaaagtgatgaagaggaATCTGAGGAAGCCATGGAAACCGATCGAGACAGCAAAGATGAGGAAGCATCAGATGAAGCATTTGATAGTGTTAGTGACATTGAAGTAATTGATGGCATGACTGATTGA